One Lysinibacillus fusiformis genomic window carries:
- a CDS encoding tyrosine recombinase XerC yields MQKIQLPKIMKDFLVYLTTIKGKSQRTRKEYEYDLTLFFRFHIAVQNDIDITQIAKINIDTITIEEIREITLEDLYLFMEYCEVQRQNSASARARKVATLKSFFKYIKGKRRLLEENPADELETPKIARRKPVYMNMDEATQFIDGIQPNRASPRNYCMMMFFLNLGIRVTELCQLNKSSIQGRYLTVIGKGNKERTVYLNDSCMQALADYEQSGKTAYKGEGNEPLFISQKGTRFTRQTVAKIVKQINNQSGLQKERLTPHKLRHTSATMMYKAGADIRSLQHILGHSSVATTQIYTHIEDEELQHVLENNPFNIVRESDGRL; encoded by the coding sequence ATGCAAAAAATACAGCTCCCAAAAATTATGAAGGATTTCCTGGTGTACTTGACTACCATCAAAGGGAAATCCCAGCGAACGAGAAAGGAATATGAATACGACCTCACATTGTTTTTTCGTTTCCACATAGCCGTCCAAAACGACATTGACATAACACAAATTGCTAAAATAAATATTGATACTATTACAATAGAAGAAATCCGTGAAATTACACTGGAGGATTTGTATTTATTTATGGAGTATTGTGAAGTACAACGTCAAAATTCTGCTTCAGCTAGAGCGCGAAAAGTTGCAACATTAAAATCGTTTTTCAAATACATTAAAGGAAAACGTCGTCTCCTTGAGGAAAATCCAGCAGATGAATTAGAAACACCTAAAATTGCACGTAGGAAACCAGTTTATATGAATATGGATGAGGCAACTCAATTTATAGATGGCATTCAGCCGAATCGTGCTTCACCCCGAAACTATTGCATGATGATGTTTTTCTTGAATCTAGGTATTCGAGTAACGGAGCTTTGCCAACTAAATAAATCATCGATTCAAGGTCGGTACCTAACAGTTATCGGAAAAGGAAATAAAGAGCGTACTGTTTATTTAAACGATAGTTGCATGCAGGCTCTTGCAGATTATGAGCAAAGTGGAAAAACAGCTTATAAAGGAGAAGGGAATGAGCCTCTGTTTATTTCTCAAAAGGGTACACGCTTTACACGTCAAACAGTTGCAAAGATTGTCAAACAAATTAACAATCAGTCTGGACTACAAAAGGAAAGACTGACACCGCATAAATTACGCCATACCTCTGCAACAATGATGTACAAGGCAGGGGCAGATATACGAAGTCTTCAGCATATTCTAGGCCATTCAAGTGTTGCGACGACTCAAATTTATACACATATTGAAGATGAAGAGCTTCAGCATGTGCTTGAAAATAACCCGTTTAATATTGTTCGTGAAAGCGATGGTCGTTTATGA
- a CDS encoding transcriptional regulator codes for MSKYRDGYEFYCEMCERYGLEPISFRYYVIQLSQEQLSAYNMQAKQLGI; via the coding sequence ATGTCAAAGTATCGTGATGGATATGAATTTTATTGTGAAATGTGTGAGCGTTATGGTTTGGAGCCAATCTCATTCCGCTATTATGTAATCCAGCTATCACAGGAGCAGTTGTCTGCATATAACATGCAAGCTAAGCAATTAGGCATCTAA
- a CDS encoding transcriptional regulator, whose amino-acid sequence MTDYRKGYEFYRQMSEKHGLEPINFHYYILNLSQEQLDAYNDEHARATGVEIEYEVS is encoded by the coding sequence ATGACAGACTATCGAAAAGGCTATGAATTTTACCGACAAATGAGTGAGAAGCATGGTTTGGAGCCAATTAATTTTCACTACTATATTTTGAATTTATCGCAAGAACAATTAGATGCATATAATGATGAACATGCAAGAGCTACAGGAGTTGAAATTGAATATGAAGTTTCCTAA
- a CDS encoding sensor domain-containing protein, whose product MMNITPGIINQVNYSLKELQDIFSAMNSSIIVAITDRTGKITFVNDHFCKISKYTREELMGQDHRLLNSGFHPKSFFREMWKTIGKGDIWNGEVCNRAKDGSLYWVKTTIIPFLDDNNKPYQYIAIRVDITAQKDIKKITHIAYHDELTGLPNRRKLEQRLENEFHQSRRTGEKFALFFIDVNRFKNINDGLGHIIGDMFLVEMANRLRNIDHTANSFYRHNSDEFVMILNDVNRIEEKAKEIISVFDESYIIDTYEFYASISIGISVFPDHANSIEELLKNADIAMYAAKSTRGNQYRLYRPNMDEANDKWLLLETKLHQALKKDILELHYQPKIDLKTDKVVGMEALLRWYDPELGQMPPDRFIPFAEECGLINDIGVWVLKKACAQARAWNQTYNLNLRVAVNISPIHISTFGFVKMVRGVIAETKIDPHTLEIEITEMSMLDYTEDLINTIEQLRSLGITISLDDFGTGYSSLNYLKKFPVDVLKIDRAFVRDIVPEKSGIAMISAMISLAHALNLQVVAEGVEEEAELKVLREHGCEFVQGYYFSKPLSVEEFTNSILKNV is encoded by the coding sequence ATGATGAATATCACGCCAGGTATTATAAATCAAGTTAACTACAGCCTGAAAGAATTACAAGATATTTTTTCAGCAATGAACAGTTCAATCATTGTAGCGATTACAGATCGAACAGGGAAAATCACTTTTGTTAATGATCATTTTTGTAAAATTTCTAAATATACGCGTGAAGAATTAATGGGCCAAGATCACCGTTTACTCAATTCAGGATTCCATCCAAAGTCTTTCTTCAGAGAAATGTGGAAAACAATAGGAAAGGGGGACATATGGAATGGCGAGGTATGCAACCGGGCTAAAGATGGTAGTCTTTACTGGGTGAAAACTACTATTATCCCTTTCTTAGATGATAATAACAAACCATATCAATATATCGCTATTCGCGTTGATATTACTGCACAAAAAGATATTAAAAAGATAACACACATTGCTTATCACGATGAATTAACAGGACTGCCGAACCGTCGTAAATTAGAGCAACGTTTAGAAAATGAATTCCATCAATCTCGACGTACAGGAGAGAAATTTGCGTTATTTTTCATTGATGTGAATCGTTTTAAGAACATTAATGATGGATTGGGTCACATCATCGGAGACATGTTCCTAGTAGAAATGGCAAATCGTTTACGCAATATTGATCACACTGCCAATTCTTTTTATCGTCACAATAGTGATGAATTTGTCATGATATTAAATGATGTCAATCGAATTGAAGAGAAGGCAAAGGAAATTATTAGTGTTTTCGATGAGAGTTATATTATAGATACGTATGAATTTTATGCAAGTATTAGTATTGGGATTAGTGTTTTCCCAGATCACGCAAACTCAATTGAAGAACTGTTAAAAAATGCAGATATAGCGATGTATGCTGCGAAGTCTACACGGGGTAATCAGTACCGCTTATATCGTCCAAATATGGATGAGGCGAATGATAAATGGCTATTACTAGAAACTAAACTACATCAGGCGCTTAAAAAAGATATTTTAGAACTGCATTATCAACCGAAAATCGATTTAAAGACCGATAAAGTAGTGGGGATGGAGGCATTACTTCGTTGGTACGACCCTGAATTAGGACAAATGCCACCTGATCGTTTTATTCCGTTCGCTGAAGAATGCGGGCTTATTAATGATATTGGTGTATGGGTATTAAAGAAGGCTTGTGCTCAGGCCCGCGCTTGGAATCAAACATACAACTTAAACTTACGGGTTGCAGTTAATATTTCACCAATTCATATTAGTACCTTTGGCTTTGTAAAAATGGTACGTGGAGTAATCGCAGAAACAAAAATAGACCCGCATACATTAGAAATTGAAATTACCGAAATGAGCATGCTAGATTATACAGAAGATCTGATTAACACAATCGAGCAGTTAAGATCACTCGGAATCACGATTTCTCTGGATGATTTCGGGACAGGTTATTCATCGCTCAATTACTTAAAGAAATTCCCGGTAGACGTGTTAAAAATTGATCGTGCCTTTGTACGAGACATTGTGCCTGAAAAATCAGGCATTGCAATGATTTCTGCAATGATTTCTTTAGCACATGCATTAAACCTCCAGGTAGTAGCTGAAGGCGTCGAGGAAGAGGCTGAATTGAAGGTACTACGTGAGCATGGCTGTGAGTTCGTGCAAGGATACTACTTTAGCAAACCGCTATCAGTGGAGGAATTCACAAATTCTATCTTAAAAAACGTGTAG
- a CDS encoding ArsR/SmtB family transcription factor — protein sequence MNEKRQMRDVYDAVADPTRRKLLRMLADVEELPLHELTVHFQMGRTAVSKHLAILKDADLVITRRVGRETRYRLNAAPLKEIQDWVSLYEGFWKERIAKLKLLLEEKK from the coding sequence TTGAACGAGAAAAGGCAAATGAGGGATGTTTATGACGCTGTTGCCGATCCAACAAGACGAAAATTACTTAGAATGTTGGCAGATGTTGAAGAATTACCCCTACATGAGCTTACAGTTCATTTTCAAATGGGGCGTACAGCAGTTTCTAAGCATTTAGCTATCCTTAAAGACGCTGATCTCGTAATTACTCGAAGGGTTGGTAGAGAAACGAGGTATCGGTTGAATGCCGCTCCTTTGAAAGAAATACAAGATTGGGTATCTTTATACGAAGGATTCTGGAAAGAAAGAATTGCTAAATTAAAACTATTATTGGAGGAAAAAAAATGA
- a CDS encoding SRPBCC family protein — protein sequence MKSDVSLDFQFTSTIEQVWNALTDSDTLAKWIWDNDFKPVVGHKFQFRAEPSEWWDGIVDSEVLEVDEPNKLSYTWVSAGESTTVTWTLKKGSDGTVHLHLDQTGFSEATKAREGAIEGAKYAWTNMGDQLGKVLTVQ from the coding sequence ATGAAATCAGATGTATCATTAGATTTTCAATTCACAAGTACAATCGAGCAGGTGTGGAACGCTTTAACAGATTCGGATACTCTTGCAAAATGGATATGGGATAATGACTTTAAACCAGTCGTTGGCCATAAATTTCAGTTTCGTGCAGAGCCTTCCGAATGGTGGGATGGAATTGTAGATAGCGAGGTGCTCGAAGTCGACGAGCCTAATAAATTATCTTACACTTGGGTAAGTGCTGGAGAAAGCACTACTGTTACGTGGACTTTGAAAAAAGGTTCAGATGGAACTGTCCATCTACATCTCGATCAAACTGGATTTAGTGAAGCAACAAAAGCTCGTGAGGGCGCAATTGAGGGAGCTAAATATGCTTGGACGAACATGGGTGATCAGCTTGGAAAAGTGTTAACAGTACAGTAA
- a CDS encoding ATP-binding cassette domain-containing protein — translation MNINQLIANNINKLDAVLPVDKSLGIAGLSGSGKTTFCQAIGEESKKRLVSLLPKAEYQYLFPNIMETNFSAIKMEEIPLVLFLGKSSISANPRSTIGTHSGVFKEIRVTLAEKFDLSPEVFSFNNALGWCPDCKGRGTTKNVECKKCKGKRYNPEVEQYKIALFDKAQSISDINDLSIEAIYSLAEVLSISEAKQHILKNIINMNIGYLTLNRIMGTLSGGELTRLYLAEFMATSENTVIIIDEISVGLDHQTLLKILDEIKQLGYKNQILLIDHSDTVLNTAEEQLFFGPGSGKYGGKIVEESPRPKPITCEQNQAIPTEYYQFQDLYCRNIQMAEILIPKNRIVTFTGESGCGKSTLVNECMAKDFVKRYPKDKLVMVGQDRNQSITSRSTVATFLDIKKKLTKYSEDIDDIFQRSIEDIIDELPNEDIAHKRLSLLIKLGLGYLTLERKTQSLSTGEFQCVHLVSELFANSRNPHTLFIFDEPSKGLSQNILNQFIDSVRGILQDESVSMIMIEHNSYMLENSDFIVDFGKRQLAPVEHLDVVSHNDYYRQQNSTDSVSPLQISSTINQQNGINYLKENHIAYFKNAENVYKGGILKSLSSMARLIYGEYESDTIAPVIAIDLERHLYSQYSFLYEMGGLINHIIAAHPTNKDTRSFDFYYQDNHCPSCSGRRVIEKFDIDIVIQDKTVPFWDGLLHPDVMEVLKYYQYPKLQFLFDEIKNELGQDISKSFNDMTDAEKHTFLYGYWEKSFYDKAGKASRTWEGFNLIIGRYIFVSKSIIKEQMKASKEMIVCPICQGTVLNHHKKLKFDDTDIREIIQQPLDQVMKTVGKLQVLEKMKAIVGGEMTLTEDVSLLPRETQVALKMLELELASFAHYEIVLQNTLPFWDSISSNLEAISMNNRITICDFANITETRETIIDKYFTNGKYKKLTYVYEALGYKKIVTLINKIKASHPCPFCKGKKVISEDGLHDGVYKLSVPCVSCYESGINDEGRKEIVEGIDVQTWLTGNVSDVVTESLNLEAVTDLPIFKRIRELNKQEMMAVYQFLAQNN, via the coding sequence ATGAATATCAATCAATTAATTGCGAACAATATAAACAAATTAGATGCAGTACTACCAGTAGATAAATCGTTAGGAATTGCTGGTTTGTCGGGATCTGGGAAAACAACTTTTTGTCAAGCAATTGGTGAAGAATCTAAGAAGCGTCTCGTTTCCCTATTGCCAAAGGCAGAGTATCAGTATTTATTTCCTAATATTATGGAGACTAATTTCAGTGCCATCAAAATGGAAGAAATACCTCTTGTGCTTTTCCTTGGAAAATCATCTATTTCTGCCAATCCTCGTTCAACAATTGGCACACATTCTGGTGTGTTTAAAGAAATTCGTGTTACTCTTGCTGAAAAATTTGATCTTTCGCCGGAAGTTTTTTCATTTAATAATGCATTAGGCTGGTGTCCAGATTGTAAAGGTCGTGGAACTACTAAAAATGTAGAATGTAAAAAGTGTAAGGGGAAGCGCTATAATCCAGAAGTTGAGCAATATAAAATCGCATTATTTGATAAAGCACAGAGTATTTCCGATATCAACGACTTAAGCATTGAAGCCATATATTCACTTGCAGAAGTTTTAAGTATTAGTGAAGCCAAACAACATATTCTAAAAAATATTATCAATATGAATATTGGATACTTAACATTAAATCGCATTATGGGTACATTGTCAGGTGGAGAATTAACCCGACTTTACTTGGCAGAATTCATGGCAACAAGTGAAAATACGGTTATTATAATTGATGAAATCTCCGTAGGTCTTGACCACCAAACACTATTAAAAATTTTAGATGAGATTAAACAATTGGGCTATAAGAATCAAATTTTGCTCATTGACCATTCTGACACGGTGCTTAACACAGCGGAAGAGCAATTATTCTTTGGCCCTGGCAGTGGTAAATATGGTGGGAAAATTGTTGAAGAATCCCCACGTCCAAAACCAATTACTTGTGAACAAAATCAGGCAATACCAACAGAATACTATCAATTTCAAGATCTTTACTGTCGTAATATTCAAATGGCTGAAATTCTGATTCCCAAAAATAGAATTGTCACGTTTACGGGGGAGTCTGGTTGTGGTAAATCTACACTTGTCAATGAGTGTATGGCCAAAGATTTTGTGAAGCGCTATCCAAAAGATAAACTTGTCATGGTTGGTCAAGATCGAAATCAATCGATTACTAGTCGGTCAACAGTTGCGACATTTCTTGATATTAAAAAGAAACTCACAAAGTATAGTGAAGATATTGATGATATTTTTCAGCGCTCGATTGAAGATATTATTGATGAATTGCCAAATGAAGACATCGCTCATAAACGTTTGAGCTTATTGATCAAACTTGGACTTGGTTATTTGACATTGGAAAGAAAAACACAGTCTTTATCAACGGGTGAATTTCAATGTGTCCATTTAGTTTCTGAGCTGTTTGCCAATTCAAGAAACCCACATACACTTTTTATTTTTGATGAGCCTTCAAAAGGTTTATCACAAAATATATTAAATCAATTCATTGATAGTGTCAGGGGCATTTTGCAGGATGAATCAGTCTCAATGATTATGATTGAACATAATTCTTATATGCTAGAAAACTCTGATTTTATCGTTGATTTTGGTAAAAGACAGCTTGCACCTGTGGAGCACCTTGATGTTGTCAGTCATAATGATTATTATCGTCAACAAAACAGTACGGATAGCGTTTCTCCATTGCAAATTTCTTCAACTATCAATCAACAAAATGGCATTAACTACTTAAAAGAAAATCATATTGCCTATTTTAAAAATGCAGAAAACGTCTATAAGGGCGGCATCCTAAAAAGCTTATCTTCAATGGCTCGTTTGATTTATGGTGAATACGAATCGGATACAATTGCACCGGTCATCGCCATTGATCTGGAACGTCACCTGTATAGTCAATATAGTTTTCTCTATGAAATGGGTGGATTGATCAACCATATTATTGCGGCGCATCCAACCAATAAAGATACGAGAAGCTTCGATTTTTATTATCAAGACAATCATTGTCCAAGCTGCTCTGGCCGTCGGGTGATTGAAAAATTTGATATTGATATTGTAATTCAGGACAAAACTGTGCCATTTTGGGATGGCCTATTGCATCCTGACGTCATGGAGGTTTTAAAATATTATCAATATCCGAAATTGCAATTCCTCTTTGATGAGATTAAGAATGAGCTCGGTCAGGATATAAGCAAAAGTTTTAATGACATGACGGATGCAGAAAAACATACCTTTTTATACGGGTATTGGGAAAAGTCATTCTATGATAAAGCAGGCAAAGCATCGAGGACTTGGGAAGGCTTTAATTTAATCATTGGGCGCTATATATTTGTGTCGAAATCGATTATTAAAGAGCAAATGAAAGCATCCAAAGAGATGATTGTCTGTCCAATCTGCCAAGGAACCGTGCTAAATCATCATAAGAAGCTAAAGTTTGACGACACGGATATTCGTGAGATTATTCAGCAGCCTCTTGATCAAGTGATGAAAACCGTTGGCAAGTTACAAGTACTAGAAAAAATGAAAGCTATTGTTGGCGGCGAAATGACTTTGACGGAAGATGTCTCTCTGTTGCCTAGGGAAACGCAGGTCGCTCTGAAAATGCTTGAACTAGAGCTGGCAAGCTTTGCCCACTATGAAATCGTTTTACAAAATACCTTGCCTTTCTGGGACAGTATTAGCAGCAATCTCGAAGCGATCAGCATGAATAATCGGATAACCATCTGTGATTTTGCCAATATCACCGAAACAAGAGAAACTATTATTGATAAGTATTTCACCAATGGAAAATACAAGAAATTGACGTATGTCTATGAAGCGTTAGGTTACAAAAAAATTGTCACCCTCATTAATAAGATTAAAGCAAGTCATCCATGTCCATTCTGTAAAGGAAAGAAAGTAATTTCTGAAGATGGGCTCCATGATGGCGTTTATAAATTATCGGTACCATGTGTTAGTTGTTATGAAAGTGGCATTAATGATGAAGGGCGTAAGGAAATCGTTGAGGGCATAGACGTGCAAACATGGCTAACTGGCAACGTAAGTGATGTTGTTACTGAAAGCTTAAATCTTGAGGCAGTTACTGATCTGCCAATTTTCAAGCGTATTCGTGAGTTGAATAAACAAGAAATGATGGCAGTTTACCAATTTCTTGCGCAAAACAATTAA
- a CDS encoding NtaA/DmoA family FMN-dependent monooxygenase (This protein belongs to a clade of FMN-dependent monooxygenases, within a broader family of flavin-dependent oxidoreductases, the luciferase-like monooxygenase (LMM) family, some of whose members use coenzyme F420 rather than FMN.) — translation MTTKRHLIIGMHLAVNGENGKKGAFIDEHIAFAQRAEAAKLDFVFKADYLIAHPELMAKTKGTAGLDPSFLMATVARETKQIGLVTTVSTSFIPPYMIARQLQSLNWISEGRLGWNLVTSIDGAYNFSNELMPSSEERYAKATECKEVVQQLWHSNPYELLETDGNLEKINELVKPINHEGHYFHVKGPLNIPMHPAGDIPLFQAGASDTGRQFAAAVSNAVFAATPAIEVGIELRNDLRERAIIAGRSADDIRLLPGLYFFIGDTYEEALEMHRKAHEHLTTERRYNALESVIGMDIRHLSLVDYVTAAMLPPEDQKVRSKTHAQLVRRYIIENEPTVEELLARPEVIGSAHLVAIGTPQDIVNQIVNFYEKGALDGFIAVPGGPAKSLDLFFSDVIPMLVERGLFRAEYEGSTLRSHLGLDALLLN, via the coding sequence TTGACGACCAAAAGACATCTTATAATTGGCATGCATTTAGCAGTGAATGGTGAAAATGGCAAGAAAGGCGCGTTTATTGATGAACATATTGCATTTGCACAACGTGCTGAGGCAGCAAAATTAGATTTTGTATTTAAGGCCGATTATTTAATAGCTCATCCGGAGTTAATGGCTAAAACAAAAGGAACAGCAGGGCTAGATCCTAGTTTTTTAATGGCGACAGTAGCAAGAGAGACTAAACAAATTGGCTTAGTAACAACCGTTTCAACATCATTTATTCCACCTTATATGATAGCACGGCAATTACAATCCTTGAATTGGATTAGTGAGGGGCGTTTAGGTTGGAACTTAGTAACATCAATTGATGGGGCATATAATTTTAGCAACGAGTTGATGCCCTCGTCAGAAGAGCGTTATGCCAAGGCAACAGAATGTAAGGAAGTTGTACAACAGCTATGGCATAGTAACCCTTATGAACTATTAGAGACAGACGGTAATTTAGAGAAGATTAATGAGCTTGTGAAGCCCATTAATCATGAGGGACATTATTTCCATGTAAAAGGTCCATTAAATATTCCTATGCATCCAGCAGGTGATATTCCACTATTTCAAGCAGGAGCATCGGATACTGGGCGTCAGTTTGCAGCAGCAGTATCGAATGCAGTTTTTGCTGCCACGCCAGCTATTGAAGTAGGTATTGAATTACGTAATGATTTACGCGAGCGCGCTATTATAGCAGGTCGTTCAGCAGATGACATTCGTTTATTACCTGGCTTGTATTTCTTTATTGGTGATACATATGAGGAAGCATTAGAAATGCATCGTAAAGCACATGAACATCTTACAACTGAACGCCGCTACAACGCTTTAGAATCCGTAATAGGCATGGACATTCGTCATTTATCTCTTGTGGATTATGTAACAGCAGCTATGTTGCCACCAGAAGATCAAAAAGTTCGTAGTAAAACGCATGCACAACTTGTGCGCCGTTATATCATTGAAAATGAACCAACTGTTGAAGAATTATTAGCACGCCCAGAAGTAATTGGCTCTGCACATTTGGTCGCAATTGGTACACCACAAGATATTGTGAATCAGATTGTGAATTTTTATGAGAAGGGAGCATTAGATGGCTTTATTGCTGTGCCAGGTGGTCCTGCAAAATCTTTAGATTTATTCTTTAGCGATGTTATACCGATGTTAGTAGAACGTGGTTTATTCCGAGCCGAATATGAAGGGAGCACATTACGTTCACACTTAGGATTAGATGCATTATTACTTAATTGA
- a CDS encoding TetR/AcrR family transcriptional regulator, whose amino-acid sequence MSNPILDAILAQGLTKWKTEKQRRVVETSIKMFAEKGYANTSTAEIARAAGVSEGTIFKHFGTKDHLLLSIIVPFVNDFFPVMAKEVLNDTLSENTKSFEQFLRDLLKNRVAFITENKEIFQVFIKEVIYREELKRELVPYFTKLVPPLFTNIVEQFKESGELIDLPADRILKSLLTLLGGFFVSRFLLMENYIISENEIEDVVQFVMNGLSKNQTAE is encoded by the coding sequence GTGTCTAATCCAATACTCGATGCAATCCTTGCTCAAGGACTTACAAAATGGAAGACGGAAAAGCAGAGAAGAGTTGTTGAAACGTCGATTAAAATGTTTGCTGAAAAAGGTTACGCCAATACATCGACCGCTGAAATTGCAAGGGCAGCAGGAGTATCAGAAGGAACAATTTTTAAGCATTTCGGAACAAAAGATCATTTATTACTTTCGATCATTGTGCCTTTTGTAAACGACTTTTTTCCTGTCATGGCAAAGGAAGTACTAAACGATACTCTATCAGAAAATACAAAGTCTTTTGAGCAATTTTTACGAGATTTATTAAAAAATAGAGTTGCATTTATTACAGAAAATAAAGAAATATTTCAAGTTTTTATAAAGGAAGTTATTTATAGAGAAGAATTAAAAAGAGAGTTAGTGCCATATTTCACAAAACTGGTTCCACCGTTATTTACAAATATTGTGGAACAATTCAAAGAAAGTGGAGAGTTGATTGATCTCCCAGCTGATCGAATCTTAAAGTCGTTACTCACTTTATTGGGAGGATTTTTTGTTTCACGCTTTTTGCTCATGGAAAACTACATTATAAGTGAAAATGAAATTGAGGATGTTGTTCAATTTGTTATGAATGGATTAAGTAAAAATCAGACTGCTGAGTAA
- a CDS encoding ABC transporter ATP-binding protein, which translates to MAVIQIDHLTKDYGHNRGVFDVSFKVEKGEVYGFLGPNGAGKSTTIRHIMGFSRPQVGQIFVNGKDSWKKASEIQKDLGYLPGEIALPESLTGTEFIDMMAQLRGIKDMKYTNYLIEKFELEPTGSLKRMSLGMKRKLAIVTAFMHDPAVLVLDEPTSALDPIMQKVFIEFIKEEKEKGKTILLSSHIFNEIDATCDKISIIKEGRLITTFVADDLRHNEEKTFKLEFNTKEVFERFKGQVSSHEKLNVISLIPHKKQAEVSISDKDINDFIAFISDFDLKFCSEIKFTLEDYFMKFYDRNPSN; encoded by the coding sequence ATGGCTGTCATACAGATTGATCATTTAACAAAAGACTATGGTCATAATCGTGGTGTATTCGATGTTTCGTTCAAAGTAGAAAAGGGAGAAGTATACGGGTTTTTAGGACCAAATGGAGCAGGTAAGTCAACAACCATTCGCCATATTATGGGCTTTTCACGTCCACAAGTCGGGCAAATTTTCGTAAATGGCAAGGACAGTTGGAAGAAAGCTAGCGAGATTCAGAAGGATCTTGGATACTTACCTGGTGAAATAGCCTTACCGGAATCCCTGACTGGCACAGAGTTTATTGACATGATGGCACAATTACGTGGCATCAAAGATATGAAATACACAAATTATTTAATAGAAAAATTTGAGCTGGAACCGACTGGTAGCTTGAAGCGTATGTCTCTTGGAATGAAACGAAAACTTGCCATAGTCACTGCTTTTATGCATGATCCTGCAGTACTCGTTCTTGACGAACCGACTAGCGCCCTCGATCCCATTATGCAAAAAGTTTTTATTGAATTTATTAAAGAGGAAAAAGAAAAAGGGAAAACGATATTGCTTTCAAGCCATATCTTCAATGAAATTGACGCTACATGCGACAAAATTTCCATTATTAAAGAGGGAAGATTAATAACTACATTTGTTGCAGATGATTTGCGTCACAATGAGGAGAAAACGTTTAAGTTGGAATTCAATACGAAAGAAGTGTTTGAACGTTTTAAGGGTCAGGTATCTTCTCATGAAAAACTAAATGTAATCTCTCTAATACCCCATAAAAAACAAGCTGAAGTTAGTATAAGTGATAAAGATATAAACGATTTTATAGCTTTTATAAGTGATTTCGATTTGAAGTTTTGTTCTGAAATCAAATTTACACTAGAAGATTATTTTATGAAATTTTATGACCGTAATCCAAGCAATTGA